The genomic stretch CTATCCGGGCGTGGTCGTCCACGGCCACGAACAGGAACTCCCAGCCCGCGCCGTTGACGGTGTCGCGCCGGCTGCCGGTCACTCGGTGGCTGGGTCGCTCGATACGCCCGAGCTTCTTGGTGTCGATGTGCAGCAGGTCACCCGCCTCGGCGTGTTCGTACCGCTGCACCGGCTCGCGCGGATCGAGGTCTGACAACTTCGATAGCCCAGCGCGCGCCAGCACCCGGCTGACCGTCGCCTCAGACACCCCCACGCTCTGGGCAATGCGCGACTGCAGCATCCGGCGACCTCGCAACTCGACGATGAGCAATGCCTTGCTCGGCTCAATTGCTCTGGGCGAGCGCTTGGGCCTGGAGGATGCGTCTACCAGTGCAGCATCTCCCCCGGCTAGGTAGCGCCCCAGCCACTTGCGTGCCGTAGGTGGCGTCACACCATGCCGCCATGCCGCCTCGCAGGGGCTCAGTCCGGCTCGGGTCATGTCTCCGACCATTTCAACGCGACGGGCAAACGTAAGTCGGGCATTCTTATGGGTGTTCATCCGGCTGTTTCCTGGAAGTGCTGGGTGTTTGGCGACTTCCAGTCTCCCAGACTCAGTCCGGGTGAACCACAGATACAACCTATTGGAGCTTCACAACTAGACGAACGAGACCGGTGTATCGGTTGGCGGAGAGCACAGGACTCGAACCTGTGCGGCGCTTGCGCACCGGCTTCGACTTAGCAAGCCGACCCCTTTCCCCTCGGGCAGCTCTCCGTTGAACCTGGTTGCATCGATGCGCTCAGGGGTGACCGGTCGGAGTCGAACCGACATCAGCGGGACCACAACCCGCGGCTCTGCCATTGAGCTACGGCCACACCTGAACGCACGTCACTGGTCAGCGGGATGGCGGGACGCGAACCATGATCGCCTCCTAGGCTCGGCGATCATCCTTCGGTGCCCAACCCCGGCGTGCCACTTGGCTGCGTCGCATCCCGTTGATCTGGTCTCGGCGGTCCGGCTCGAACGGACGACCTCATGCTCCCAAAGCACGCGCGCTACCCACTGCGCTACGCCGAGTGTTGAGGGGCAGCGTGGGTGGATTTGAACCACCGCTCTTCGCGTCCCGAACGCGACGGATAGCCCTAGCTCTCCTACGCGCTGTCAACTGGTCCTCGCGGGTGGGAACGATCCACCGACCCCCGCCTTATCAAGACGGTGCTCTGCCACTGAGCTACGCGAGAAATGATGGGCTCCCCGACACGGGTTCGAACCGCGGACCTCCTGGTTAACAGCCAGGCGCTACTACCTACTGAGCTATCGGGAAATTGAATCGGATGGCGGGCATGCGTGGAATCGAACCACGAACCTTCGGTTTTGGAGACCGGTGCTCTGCCAGTTGAGCTACATACCCTTCGATGTTCTGGCGCCTCCTGCACGACTCGAACGTGCGACCTCCGGCTTCGTAGACCGGCGCTCTGTATCCTGCTGAGCTAAGGAGGCTGTGGATGTTGGTGCCGCGGGGAGGATTCGAACCACCTACGCCCGGCTCTTCAGGCCGGCGCTCTACCCATTGAGCTACCGCG from Caldimonas brevitalea encodes the following:
- a CDS encoding IS481 family transposase gives rise to the protein MNTHKNARLTFARRVEMVGDMTRAGLSPCEAAWRHGVTPPTARKWLGRYLAGGDAALVDASSRPKRSPRAIEPSKALLIVELRGRRMLQSRIAQSVGVSEATVSRVLARAGLSKLSDLDPREPVQRYEHAEAGDLLHIDTKKLGRIERPSHRVTGSRRDTVNGAGWEFLFVAVDDHARIAFTAMHPDERKESAVQFLRDAVAYYNRLGVTIKRLLTDNGPAFRSKAFRLACEQLGITQKFTRAYRPQTNGKAERFIQSALREWAYGWTYQNSEQRRHALHSWQHHYNWHRPHHGIGRVAPMSRLPPPRYNLLTVHI